A portion of the bacterium genome contains these proteins:
- a CDS encoding ABC transporter ATP-binding protein — translation MTPALSLENITKRFPGVLANDRVNLTVAEGEIHAICGENGAGKSTLMNVLYGMLPADEGRIVVRGDEVHFRSPRDALAAGIGMVHQHFMLADNLTVLENIILGAEPTGRGGRIDFAGARRRVTELSDAYGLDVHLDEPVENLGVGERQRVEIIKVLYRGARILILDEPTSVLVPHEVEELFRNMRDMCARGETIVFIDHKLDEVLEIADTITVLRAGRTVATVKPDEVSPRDLAELMVGSELPTPEARTTTVRDTVSLQIESLSVLDDDEREVVKGISLEVRRGEIVGVAGVEGNGQVEFVEALLGIREPSQGRVLLEGADINEWTVRRRREAGIGYIPEDRHRRGLLLPAPLWENAMCGHQGKEPYSRKGFWLTPKAARNKTRELIAAFDVRTPGPNVAAHALSGGNQQKLIIGREMIMTPNLLIAAHPTRGIDVGAQAAVWETLHQAREQGLAVLLVSADLDELIGLSDHLLVIFRGRISAALDPATVTPRELGAHMTGAAGEVEEMQHA, via the coding sequence ATGACGCCGGCTCTGTCGTTAGAGAACATCACCAAGCGCTTCCCCGGGGTGCTCGCCAACGACCGCGTCAACCTCACGGTCGCCGAGGGCGAGATCCACGCCATCTGCGGCGAGAACGGCGCCGGCAAGTCCACGCTCATGAACGTGCTGTACGGCATGCTGCCCGCCGACGAGGGGCGCATCGTCGTCAGAGGCGACGAGGTGCATTTCCGCTCGCCCCGAGACGCCCTGGCCGCCGGCATCGGCATGGTGCACCAGCACTTCATGCTGGCCGACAACCTCACGGTGCTGGAGAACATCATCCTCGGCGCCGAACCGACGGGGCGAGGCGGGCGCATCGACTTCGCCGGCGCGCGCCGGCGCGTCACCGAACTCAGCGACGCCTACGGGCTGGACGTGCACCTCGACGAACCGGTCGAGAACCTGGGTGTGGGCGAGCGCCAGCGCGTCGAGATCATCAAGGTGCTCTACCGGGGCGCCCGCATCCTCATCCTGGACGAGCCCACCTCGGTTCTCGTTCCCCACGAGGTGGAGGAGTTGTTCCGCAACATGCGGGACATGTGCGCCCGCGGCGAGACGATCGTCTTCATCGACCACAAGCTGGACGAGGTGCTGGAGATCGCCGACACGATCACCGTCCTGCGGGCGGGCAGGACGGTCGCCACGGTGAAGCCCGACGAGGTATCGCCCCGCGATCTGGCGGAGTTGATGGTCGGCTCGGAGCTTCCCACCCCCGAGGCCCGGACCACGACCGTGCGGGACACCGTCTCCCTGCAGATCGAAAGTCTCTCGGTCCTCGACGACGACGAGCGGGAGGTCGTCAAGGGGATCAGCCTGGAGGTTCGCCGGGGCGAGATCGTGGGTGTGGCCGGCGTGGAGGGCAACGGCCAAGTCGAGTTCGTGGAGGCCCTGCTGGGGATCCGGGAGCCGTCGCAGGGCCGCGTGCTCCTGGAGGGCGCCGACATCAACGAATGGACCGTGCGCCGGCGACGCGAGGCGGGCATCGGGTACATCCCCGAGGATCGTCACCGGCGAGGCCTGCTGCTGCCCGCGCCGCTCTGGGAGAACGCCATGTGCGGGCACCAGGGCAAGGAGCCGTACTCGCGCAAGGGCTTCTGGCTGACCCCCAAGGCGGCGCGTAACAAGACCCGGGAACTCATCGCCGCCTTCGACGTGCGCACGCCGGGGCCCAACGTCGCGGCCCATGCCCTCTCCGGCGGCAACCAGCAGAAGCTGATTATCGGGCGGGAGATGATCATGACGCCCAATCTGCTGATCGCCGCACACCCGACGCGGGGCATCGACGTGGGCGCCCAGGCCGCCGTCTGGGAGACGCTGCACCAGGCGCGCGAGCAGGGGCTGGCTGTGCTGCTGGTCTCGGCCGATCTGGACGAGTTGATCGGGCTGTCGGACCACCTGCTCGTCATCTTCCGCGGCCGCATCTCCGCCGCGCTGGATCCGGCGACCGTCACTCCCCGCGAGTTGGGCGCCCACATGACCGGCGCCGCCGGTGAGGTCGAGGAGATGCAGCACGCATGA
- a CDS encoding BMP family ABC transporter substrate-binding protein has protein sequence MRRGLTGLLAILLATVMVAAACGGDDEPTTAAEAPPAPAPAADDGAAEAPAPADAPAEAPADAPAEPPPPPPGAEDITAALVFDIGGRGDQSFNDSAAAGLDRAAAELGVNTTEASPNPDGSNRAELLQLSADGAELVIGVGFLFGESITEVAANNPDTFFGIIDSAPEGTDNLAGLVFAEHEGSFLVGAAAALKSNTGTVGFIGGVDIPLIRRFHAGFEAGVHAVNPDIRILDAYVTEPPDFDGWSQPAEGKIIAQSMYEAGADVIYHAAGGTGAGLFEAAKEFSEAGGSHVWAIGVDSDQYNTSAEEVRPYILTSMLKRVDVAVYNTIEAVANGAFTGGTTVFNLAVDGVGYSTTGGFVDDIVPELERFKEAIVGGTIVVPETTERGGGEDVTAALVFDIGGRGDQSFNDSAAAGLDRAADFLRINPTEASPNPDGSNRAELLQLSADGADLVIGVGFLFGESITEVATNNPDTFFGIIDSFPAELPNLAGLTFAEHEGSFLVGAAAALKSNTGTVGFIGGVDIPIIRKFHAGFEAGVYAVDPNIEILATYVTEPPDFDGWSQPAEAKIIAQSMYEGGADVIYHAAGGSGAGLFEAAKEFSEAGGSKVWAIGVDSDQYWTSAEEVRPYILSSMLKRVDVAVYNTIERVVNGTFTGGLTVFDLAANGVGYSISGGFLNDIIPQLEEFKQAIIRGDIVVPETTG, from the coding sequence ATGAGACGAGGACTTACCGGGCTGCTGGCGATCCTGCTGGCCACCGTGATGGTGGCGGCGGCGTGCGGCGGCGACGACGAACCCACGACCGCTGCCGAGGCGCCACCCGCGCCGGCGCCGGCCGCGGACGACGGGGCGGCCGAGGCGCCGGCACCTGCCGACGCGCCGGCCGAGGCGCCTGCCGACGCACCCGCCGAGCCTCCCCCGCCGCCTCCGGGCGCCGAGGACATCACCGCGGCACTGGTGTTCGACATCGGCGGGCGCGGCGACCAGTCGTTCAACGACTCGGCCGCAGCAGGCCTGGACAGGGCGGCCGCCGAGTTGGGCGTCAACACCACGGAGGCCTCGCCGAACCCCGACGGCTCCAACCGTGCTGAGCTGCTGCAGCTCTCCGCCGACGGCGCCGAACTGGTGATCGGCGTGGGCTTCCTGTTCGGCGAGTCCATCACCGAGGTGGCGGCGAACAACCCCGACACCTTCTTCGGCATCATCGACAGCGCCCCCGAGGGAACCGACAACCTCGCCGGGCTGGTCTTCGCCGAGCACGAGGGCTCGTTCCTCGTCGGCGCGGCCGCGGCGCTGAAGTCCAACACCGGCACCGTCGGCTTCATCGGCGGCGTCGACATCCCGCTGATCCGGCGCTTCCACGCCGGCTTCGAGGCAGGCGTCCACGCCGTCAACCCGGACATCCGCATCCTCGACGCCTACGTCACCGAGCCGCCGGACTTCGACGGCTGGTCGCAGCCGGCGGAGGGCAAGATCATCGCCCAGTCCATGTACGAGGCCGGCGCCGATGTGATCTATCACGCGGCCGGCGGGACGGGCGCAGGCCTGTTCGAGGCGGCCAAGGAGTTCAGCGAGGCCGGCGGCTCCCACGTGTGGGCCATCGGCGTGGACTCCGACCAGTACAACACCTCCGCCGAGGAGGTCCGCCCGTACATCCTCACGTCGATGCTGAAGCGGGTGGACGTGGCGGTCTACAACACCATCGAAGCGGTCGCCAACGGTGCCTTCACCGGCGGCACAACGGTCTTCAACCTGGCCGTGGACGGCGTCGGCTACTCCACCACGGGTGGCTTCGTGGACGACATCGTGCCCGAACTGGAGAGGTTCAAGGAAGCCATCGTGGGCGGCACCATCGTGGTGCCCGAGACCACCGAGCGCGGCGGCGGCGAGGACGTCACCGCGGCGCTGGTGTTCGACATCGGCGGCCGCGGCGACCAGTCGTTCAACGACTCCGCGGCGGCGGGCCTCGACAGGGCGGCCGACTTCCTGCGGATAAACCCGACGGAGGCTTCGCCGAACCCCGACGGCTCCAACCGCGCCGAGCTGCTGCAACTCTCTGCCGACGGCGCCGACCTCGTGATCGGCGTGGGCTTCCTGTTCGGCGAGTCCATCACCGAGGTGGCGACCAACAACCCCGACACCTTCTTCGGCATCATCGACAGCTTTCCCGCTGAGCTCCCCAATCTCGCCGGACTGACCTTCGCCGAGCACGAGGGCTCGTTCCTCGTGGGCGCCGCGGCGGCGCTGAAGTCCAACACCGGCACCGTCGGGTTCATCGGCGGCGTGGACATCCCGATCATTCGCAAGTTCCACGCCGGCTTCGAGGCGGGCGTCTACGCCGTGGATCCGAACATCGAAATCCTGGCCACCTACGTGACCGAGCCGCCTGACTTCGACGGCTGGTCGCAGCCCGCCGAGGCCAAGATCATCGCCCAGTCCATGTACGAAGGCGGCGCGGACGTGATCTATCACGCCGCCGGCGGCTCGGGCGCGGGTCTGTTCGAGGCGGCCAAGGAGTTCAGCGAGGCCGGCGGCTCCAAGGTCTGGGCCATCGGCGTGGACTCCGACCAGTACTGGACGTCCGCCGAGGAGGTGCGACCGTACATCCTCAGCTCAATGCTGAAGCGGGTCGACGTGGCCGTCTACAACACCATCGAGAGGGTCGTCAACGGCACGTTCACCGGCGGCCTCACCGTGTTCGACCTGGCAGCCAACGGCGTGGGCTACTCCATCTCCGGCGGTTTCCTGAACGACATCATCCCGCAACTCGAGGAGTTCAAGCAGGCGATCATCCGCGGCGACATCGTCGTCCCGGAGACGACCGGCTGA
- a CDS encoding DCC1-like thiol-disulfide oxidoreductase family protein, translated as MPPEPAPAPDHPEGIRPATDVRALPVLVYDGDCGFCQRCADWIAPRLVVDAAVVASQRAPLAALGLNPEQAADAAWWIDGDGTQHRGHLAITAALGACGGSWARLGRTLTWPGISLLAAGVYELVARNRHRLGCKSCLEKTRRGGPAISD; from the coding sequence GTGCCCCCGGAGCCCGCCCCGGCACCCGATCACCCGGAGGGGATCCGGCCGGCGACCGATGTTCGGGCGCTCCCGGTGCTCGTCTACGACGGCGACTGCGGCTTCTGCCAACGCTGCGCAGACTGGATCGCCCCCCGGCTCGTGGTTGACGCAGCGGTCGTGGCGTCGCAGCGAGCCCCCCTCGCCGCGCTGGGTCTGAATCCCGAGCAGGCCGCCGACGCCGCCTGGTGGATCGACGGCGACGGCACGCAGCACCGCGGCCACCTTGCCATCACCGCCGCGCTGGGGGCCTGCGGCGGGTCCTGGGCCAGGCTCGGCCGCACCCTCACCTGGCCGGGTATCTCCCTGCTGGCGGCCGGCGTCTACGAACTCGTCGCCCGCAACCGCCACCGCCTCGGCTGCAAGAGCTGTCTAGAGAAAACCCGCCGAGGCGGCCCCGCCATCTCGGATTAG
- the ychF gene encoding redox-regulated ATPase YchF — protein MQRFGLVGLPNSGKSSLFNALTGGDSPVAPYAFTTVDTHLGEAKVADERLDLVAATSGSAKVTPATVQFSDIGGLASGAARGEGLGNRFLGGIREVDAVVLVLRAFAGEEVEGIDDSLESLLTLELELGLADLESLERQADRKRRQAKGDASVGPEVACMERATEVLAGGTPLWRSDLTVAERELLAPCFLLTNKPVVAVVNVDEQAAVADTEAAVTGVRAALGGAQTLAVCARLEAEVAELPEAERGEMAESLGLGEGALARLVAASYRALGLRTFFTTAPKETRAWPFAAGSTADVCAGLVHTDFQRGFIRAETIQWADLLEMGSWSAARAGGLLRAEGRSYVVQDGDVLEIRFNV, from the coding sequence GTGCAGCGATTCGGGCTCGTGGGCCTGCCCAACTCCGGAAAGTCGTCGCTCTTCAACGCGCTGACCGGCGGTGACTCGCCGGTGGCGCCCTACGCCTTCACCACCGTGGACACGCACCTCGGCGAAGCCAAGGTGGCCGACGAGCGGCTCGATCTGGTCGCCGCCACGAGCGGGTCGGCCAAGGTCACCCCTGCGACCGTGCAGTTCAGCGACATCGGCGGGCTGGCTTCCGGAGCGGCTCGCGGCGAGGGCCTCGGCAACCGGTTCCTCGGCGGCATCCGCGAGGTCGACGCCGTGGTGCTGGTCCTGCGCGCCTTCGCCGGCGAGGAGGTCGAGGGCATCGACGATTCACTGGAGTCGCTGCTCACGCTGGAACTGGAACTGGGCCTTGCCGACCTCGAGAGCCTCGAGCGGCAGGCGGACAGGAAGCGCCGGCAGGCCAAGGGCGACGCCTCCGTCGGCCCCGAGGTGGCATGCATGGAGCGGGCCACCGAGGTTCTGGCCGGTGGCACGCCGCTGTGGCGCAGCGATCTCACGGTCGCCGAGCGGGAGTTGCTGGCCCCGTGTTTCCTGCTCACCAACAAGCCTGTCGTCGCCGTGGTGAACGTCGACGAACAGGCCGCCGTCGCCGACACCGAGGCCGCGGTCACGGGAGTGCGCGCGGCGCTGGGCGGGGCGCAGACGCTCGCCGTGTGCGCGCGCCTGGAGGCAGAGGTGGCGGAACTGCCCGAGGCCGAGCGGGGCGAGATGGCCGAGAGCCTCGGCCTCGGGGAGGGGGCCCTGGCACGGCTCGTGGCCGCCTCGTACCGCGCCCTGGGCTTGCGCACGTTCTTCACCACCGCACCCAAGGAGACCCGGGCGTGGCCGTTCGCGGCCGGAAGCACCGCCGACGTCTGTGCCGGGCTGGTCCATACGGACTTCCAGCGGGGTTTCATCCGCGCCGAGACCATCCAGTGGGCGGATCTGTTGGAGATGGGCTCGTGGTCGGCCGCCCGCGCCGGCGGGCTCCTGCGCGCCGAGGGTCGCAGCTACGTGGTGCAGGACGGCGACGTCCTGGAGATCCGCTTCAACGTGTAG
- a CDS encoding ferrochelatase, with protein MGLQLAAPPDCDAVVVVSFGGPEGPEEVVPFLRNVTRGRDVPTGRLEEAAEHYLARGGRSPINDQNRALVAALEPRLRDAAVELPVYWGNRNWHPLLADTVAAMRADGVRRALAFVTSAFGSYSGCRQYREDIARAVAGSGGEPEIHKLRLYWNHPGFIEPMAEGARGALSGLESAGATGPARLVFCAHSIPTAMAAGAPYERQLREAAALIAERVPQRSEAGGARRWDLVYQSRSGPTQVPWLEPDVADHLEALQREGVDDVVLVPLGFVSDHMEVIHDLDDEAAGAAAALGMRLARSPTVGTHPDFVDMIVELIRERLDPRAPRRALGSSGPWPEPCAATCCTAPDPAATPGNPATR; from the coding sequence ATGGGTCTTCAGTTGGCCGCGCCCCCGGACTGCGACGCCGTCGTCGTCGTTTCCTTCGGCGGCCCGGAGGGCCCCGAGGAGGTCGTGCCCTTCCTCCGCAACGTGACCCGCGGCCGTGACGTCCCCACCGGGCGGCTGGAGGAGGCGGCCGAGCACTACCTGGCCCGCGGCGGCCGGAGCCCCATCAACGACCAGAACCGCGCCCTGGTCGCCGCTCTGGAGCCGAGGCTCCGCGACGCCGCGGTGGAACTGCCCGTCTACTGGGGCAACCGAAACTGGCACCCGCTGCTGGCGGACACGGTGGCGGCAATGCGGGCTGACGGCGTCCGCCGGGCACTGGCCTTCGTGACCTCGGCCTTCGGGTCGTATTCGGGCTGCCGGCAGTACCGCGAGGACATCGCCCGCGCCGTCGCCGGCTCCGGAGGCGAGCCGGAGATCCACAAGTTGCGCCTCTACTGGAACCACCCCGGGTTCATCGAGCCTATGGCCGAGGGCGCACGAGGCGCACTGTCCGGCCTCGAGAGCGCCGGGGCAACGGGGCCGGCGCGCCTCGTGTTCTGTGCCCACAGCATCCCGACGGCGATGGCGGCCGGCGCACCCTATGAGCGTCAACTGCGCGAGGCGGCCGCGCTGATCGCCGAGCGCGTGCCGCAGCGCTCGGAGGCCGGAGGTGCGCGCCGCTGGGATCTCGTCTATCAGAGCCGCAGCGGCCCGACGCAGGTGCCGTGGCTGGAGCCCGACGTCGCGGACCATCTCGAGGCGCTGCAGCGGGAGGGCGTCGACGACGTCGTCCTCGTGCCGCTGGGGTTCGTGTCGGACCACATGGAGGTGATCCACGATCTGGACGACGAGGCCGCCGGCGCCGCCGCGGCGCTCGGCATGCGTCTGGCGCGCTCGCCGACGGTGGGCACCCATCCCGACTTCGTGGACATGATCGTGGAGTTGATCCGCGAACGGCTCGACCCGCGCGCACCGCGCCGCGCCCTGGGCAGCTCCGGTCCATGGCCCGAGCCCTGCGCGGCGACTTGCTGCACCGCGCCTGACCCGGCTGCGACTCCCGGGAACCCGGCTACACGTTGA